One window from the genome of Schistocerca piceifrons isolate TAMUIC-IGC-003096 chromosome 8, iqSchPice1.1, whole genome shotgun sequence encodes:
- the LOC124711283 gene encoding endocuticle structural glycoprotein SgAbd-5-like produces the protein MKTVLILAALVAICAARPQQADPRTAVIEELTSDNIGVGPWSWGYRTSNGISQQEQGTIENQGSEDEAIAVRGSYSFIGADGKTYTITYVADRNGFQPQGDFLPKRR, from the exons aTGAAGACT GTTCTGATTCTCGCAGCCCTGGTGGCCATCTGCGCAGCTAGGCCCCAGCAGGCCGACCCGAGGACGGCAGTCATCGAGGAGCTGACCAGCGACAACATTGGTGTTGGACCCTGGAGCTGGGG ATACCGCACCAGCAACGGCATCTCGCAGCAGGAACAGGGCACCATCGAGAACCAAGGCTCCGAGGATGAAGCCATCGCCGTTCGAGGCAGCTACTCCTTCATCGGCGCCGACGGCAAGACCTACACCATCACTTACGTCGCTGACAGGAACGGCTTCCAGCCACAGGGTGACTTCCTGCCCAAGCGCCGATAA